In Paenibacillus guangzhouensis, a single window of DNA contains:
- a CDS encoding response regulator, whose protein sequence is MNILVVDDELVIREGIERTIHRNFPQHRVFQAANPEEAVDLLTNVPITLVLTDVLMPGMTGLELMEISRKRHAHIKWIVISAYSEFAYAKEAIRLGAKDYLLKPIGKEILVSKIEELTEEISQENERTQETQLLKRNLRFWREGLLARWAAGLDLGGIDLTPITGNFPHFHLIMVRLESDSNMKLEHFIVENVLTELIDQKGKGFVANMDTKSLLGLITLNHEEGLNSLIEQLRSHLKRYLKIPFQVLYSGRISDVEGVPSQVQQMYKNSASQVYDHYATGGEHAVNVSLQYIHAHYASELSLEKVASVIYLNPVYFSQLFKQKTGKGFKTYVTDVRLDRAMAMLRESELKVSEVAERVGYPDVRHFSQIFRKKTGLTPSEYRAHAPCSTVCHAHQE, encoded by the coding sequence ATGAATATTCTGGTCGTGGACGATGAGCTTGTCATTCGAGAAGGGATCGAGCGTACGATTCATCGGAATTTCCCGCAGCATCGTGTCTTTCAAGCCGCCAATCCCGAGGAAGCGGTCGATTTATTAACGAACGTTCCAATTACGCTCGTCCTGACGGACGTTCTGATGCCAGGCATGACGGGTCTCGAATTGATGGAGATTTCTCGCAAACGCCATGCGCATATCAAATGGATAGTTATCTCCGCCTATTCCGAATTTGCTTATGCCAAGGAAGCCATACGCCTTGGAGCCAAGGATTATTTGCTTAAGCCCATCGGCAAAGAAATATTGGTCAGTAAAATCGAAGAGCTGACGGAAGAAATTTCGCAGGAAAACGAGAGAACACAGGAAACACAGCTTTTGAAGCGGAATCTGCGATTTTGGAGGGAAGGACTGCTGGCTCGTTGGGCTGCTGGTCTGGACTTAGGCGGAATTGATCTGACTCCGATTACGGGTAATTTTCCGCATTTCCATTTAATTATGGTCCGTCTCGAGAGCGATTCCAATATGAAGCTAGAGCACTTCATTGTGGAGAATGTGCTTACAGAGTTGATTGATCAAAAGGGTAAAGGGTTCGTCGCAAATATGGATACGAAGAGCCTGTTAGGACTTATTACGCTGAATCACGAAGAAGGATTGAATTCGTTAATTGAGCAATTGCGCAGCCATCTGAAGCGGTATTTGAAGATTCCTTTTCAAGTGCTCTATTCCGGCCGGATTTCAGATGTAGAGGGTGTTCCTTCGCAAGTACAGCAAATGTACAAGAATTCCGCCTCACAAGTCTATGATCATTATGCGACGGGCGGCGAGCATGCGGTGAATGTATCGCTTCAATATATCCATGCGCACTATGCCTCAGAATTGTCGCTGGAGAAGGTCGCGTCCGTGATCTATTTGAATCCAGTCTACTTCAGCCAGTTGTTCAAGCAGAAGACGGGGAAAGGCTTCAAAACGTATGTGACCGATGTGCGACTGGATCGTGCCATGGCTATGCTGCGGGAGTCGGAGCTAAAGGTGAGTGAGGTTGCAGAACGGGTGGGGTACCCGGATGTCCGGCATTTCTCTCAAATTTTCCGTAAAAAAACGGGCCTTACTCCGTCAGAGTATCGCGCGCATGCGCCATGCTCGACTGTATGCCATGCTCATCAAGAATAG
- a CDS encoding sensor histidine kinase, with product MKSYNSIHGRLFMIFLFSMLGLLLIVSLVYYQRATEQIREKVSVVAEKNISQTAGLFDLMLKGYDGVTKSLNSNNELMRLLRVHKSVNSVEAVNIERRITDILGVVFYSRNDIVGIHVITNEGTVFSFDRSIRTETLEFAGQSWFSELKKSTGEMKWLGVYPKSLMSSDIDRSIFAFGRQLFELSSLKPIGLVLVETDASAIVSALSNASLAPGSSVIIRGAEGEEIIRTNKAKEDQSLIPPNWPGDIKPNTVAVREWNQALVTAARINMAHWTVIGVTPDRELKLEVKETQQFLLTVIIVLVLAATVVATFVSRSFSSPFKRLIQQMKQVELGNFNGKVHVDSYDELNVLVGSFNRMVYQMDELIERTKLASISEKNAQLQALQSQVNPHFLFNTLDMIYWMLDERENDRLGKVILALSQMFRYSSDWQEASRVKLRTELDQLQHYLTVIETRVGGRVKTVIDVEERWLDAEVPKMILQPIVENAVKYGLEPLSRQGLLQVYSRQIEDRLEIVVQDDGQGIHEEVLAQLSRLLTDTPVLEPDQVEASTRRGIGLLNVHRRIRLMYGDHYGIRVESVRNRGTTVIASFPIPDKEGQEA from the coding sequence ATGAAAAGTTACAATTCCATTCATGGCCGTTTGTTCATGATTTTCCTATTTAGCATGCTTGGCCTGCTGCTCATCGTTAGCTTGGTTTACTACCAACGGGCGACCGAGCAGATCAGGGAGAAAGTCAGTGTTGTTGCTGAAAAAAATATTTCACAGACCGCAGGTCTGTTCGATTTGATGCTCAAAGGCTATGACGGCGTAACCAAGTCCCTGAATAGCAACAATGAATTGATGCGATTGCTCCGGGTTCATAAATCAGTGAATTCCGTCGAAGCGGTGAATATCGAACGCCGGATTACGGATATTCTCGGGGTGGTCTTCTATTCGCGCAATGATATCGTAGGCATCCACGTCATCACGAATGAAGGGACCGTCTTCAGCTTTGACCGCTCCATCCGAACAGAAACGCTGGAATTCGCAGGCCAATCTTGGTTCTCAGAGCTGAAGAAGTCGACGGGGGAGATGAAATGGCTGGGCGTTTATCCGAAATCGTTGATGAGCAGCGATATCGACCGGTCTATTTTCGCTTTTGGTCGTCAATTATTTGAATTGAGCAGCTTGAAGCCGATCGGACTTGTACTGGTTGAGACGGATGCCAGTGCCATCGTATCCGCACTATCCAACGCGAGCCTGGCACCTGGCAGCAGCGTGATCATCCGAGGGGCGGAAGGCGAGGAGATTATCCGAACGAATAAAGCGAAGGAGGATCAGAGCCTTATACCGCCGAACTGGCCCGGGGATATCAAACCGAATACCGTTGCTGTTCGTGAGTGGAATCAAGCGTTAGTGACCGCGGCCCGGATCAATATGGCCCATTGGACGGTCATCGGCGTGACGCCTGATCGCGAACTAAAATTAGAAGTCAAAGAGACGCAGCAGTTTCTGCTCACCGTAATCATTGTGCTCGTGCTGGCGGCTACGGTCGTGGCGACGTTCGTATCCCGTTCGTTCTCCTCACCATTCAAACGGCTGATCCAGCAAATGAAGCAAGTGGAGCTCGGGAATTTTAATGGGAAAGTGCATGTCGACTCGTATGATGAGCTGAATGTGCTCGTCGGTTCCTTTAACCGGATGGTCTATCAAATGGATGAGCTGATTGAGCGGACCAAGCTGGCTTCGATTAGTGAGAAGAACGCACAGCTTCAAGCCTTACAATCCCAAGTGAATCCCCATTTCCTGTTCAATACCCTTGATATGATTTATTGGATGCTGGATGAACGGGAGAATGACCGACTTGGCAAAGTCATTCTGGCTTTATCTCAAATGTTCCGATACAGCAGTGATTGGCAGGAAGCTTCTCGCGTGAAGCTTCGAACGGAGCTCGATCAGCTGCAGCATTACTTGACGGTCATTGAGACGAGGGTCGGAGGACGCGTGAAGACGGTGATTGATGTCGAGGAACGATGGCTAGATGCCGAAGTGCCGAAGATGATCCTGCAACCGATCGTCGAGAACGCGGTGAAGTATGGACTCGAACCGCTGAGCCGTCAGGGTCTGCTGCAGGTCTACTCCAGACAAATAGAGGACCGGCTTGAGATCGTTGTACAGGATGATGGGCAAGGTATCCATGAGGAGGTATTAGCTCAGCTGTCGCGTCTCCTTACAGACACCCCGGTGTTAGAGCCGGATCAAGTAGAGGCAAGTACGCGTCGCGGCATTGGTCTATTGAATGTGCATCGCCGCATTCGCTTAATGTACGGTGATCATTATGGTATCCGTGTCGAGAGTGTCCGTAACCGAGGAACGACGGTGATTGCCTCGTTCCCAATTCCTGATAAGGAGGGACAGGAAGCATGA
- a CDS encoding carbohydrate ABC transporter permease, with product MSQSVITPATKPVIAKRLRGYSIKKTIVFILFGILLVTQLYPLLWLLIYSLKTNEEILSGSFFAFPAAWQWENYANAVAGGKYWSYLSNSLLVTSVTMVGVIFLSSLVAFAITRFRWKYGQAVMLVFLLGMMIPMQGTLLPLMVIFKNVGILNTHLSLILPYIAFQTPIAVFILSGFMKTIPHEIEESAIMDGAGVFRIFRSMILPVSIPPIMTVCILTFINIWNEYILAATFISSEKLKTLPFGVYSFVSQYSVNYGAIGAFLVLGALPVIVIYFLLAEKITKGMVAGAVKG from the coding sequence ATGAGCCAATCCGTAATCACTCCAGCTACGAAACCCGTTATCGCCAAGCGGCTTCGTGGTTACTCGATCAAAAAGACGATTGTATTTATCTTATTCGGCATCCTCCTCGTTACGCAGCTGTACCCATTGTTATGGTTACTTATCTATTCGCTCAAGACGAATGAAGAGATCTTGTCCGGCAGCTTCTTCGCCTTTCCAGCGGCGTGGCAGTGGGAGAATTACGCTAATGCCGTAGCTGGCGGGAAGTATTGGAGCTACCTGTCGAATAGTCTGCTCGTGACCTCAGTCACCATGGTCGGCGTTATTTTCCTCTCTTCCTTGGTCGCGTTCGCCATTACGCGGTTCCGGTGGAAGTACGGGCAGGCGGTGATGCTGGTCTTCTTGCTAGGGATGATGATCCCGATGCAGGGGACGCTGCTTCCCTTGATGGTTATTTTTAAGAACGTCGGCATCCTAAATACGCATTTATCTCTAATTTTGCCGTACATTGCATTCCAGACGCCGATCGCAGTCTTTATTCTGAGCGGGTTCATGAAGACGATTCCCCATGAGATTGAAGAGTCGGCCATTATGGACGGCGCGGGGGTGTTCCGGATATTCCGCAGCATGATCCTGCCGGTGTCCATTCCACCGATTATGACCGTCTGTATTCTAACGTTCATTAATATTTGGAATGAGTATATTTTGGCTGCGACCTTCATTTCTTCGGAGAAGCTGAAGACACTTCCTTTCGGCGTATATAGTTTTGTAAGCCAATACTCCGTCAATTATGGGGCGATAGGGGCATTCCTTGTTCTCGGTGCCTTACCGGTTATCGTTATCTATTTCTTGCTGGCTGAGAAGATTACGAAGGGTATGGTCGCTGGCGCAGTAAAAGGGTAA
- a CDS encoding carbohydrate ABC transporter permease has product MNVLKVSGWVIAAFVLPCLLLYVCLVFIPILVSIYSGMLDWNGIGASKFIGLANFTKMFTNDSVFWPALGRTFLLAGFSMLVQVPIALFVSILISRYVRRPNFLVSSYFLPVILSVVVIGQLWKTIYNPASMGGMINQILIGLGLDSWTHSWLTEPKVAIFAVILVSLWQYLGYHILIQFTGIQNIPADIYEAAKIDGAEGFKADRYITLPMIVPIFKISVVLSFIGSLQSFDLIMVMTGGGPAHATDVISSHMYNMSFLSMKYGYGSAIATFLVFVCLLATVIINFLFNRLDKRYS; this is encoded by the coding sequence TTGAACGTATTAAAAGTATCTGGATGGGTCATTGCAGCATTTGTGCTACCGTGTTTGCTCCTATATGTGTGTCTCGTATTCATTCCGATTCTTGTATCCATTTATAGCGGTATGCTGGATTGGAACGGGATCGGCGCATCGAAATTCATTGGACTCGCGAACTTTACGAAGATGTTTACGAATGATTCCGTATTCTGGCCGGCCTTAGGCAGAACGTTCCTATTAGCTGGATTCTCCATGCTTGTGCAAGTACCAATCGCGCTATTCGTCTCCATTCTCATTAGTCGTTATGTTCGTAGACCGAATTTCCTTGTATCCAGCTATTTTTTACCCGTCATTCTATCCGTGGTCGTCATTGGCCAGTTGTGGAAGACCATCTATAACCCGGCATCGATGGGCGGTATGATCAATCAGATTCTCATTGGGCTCGGGCTCGATTCATGGACGCATTCCTGGCTAACTGAACCGAAGGTTGCGATCTTTGCTGTCATTCTGGTCAGCTTATGGCAGTACCTCGGCTACCACATCTTAATTCAGTTTACTGGCATTCAGAACATTCCGGCTGATATTTATGAAGCTGCCAAAATTGATGGCGCCGAAGGCTTCAAGGCCGATCGATATATTACATTGCCGATGATCGTTCCTATATTCAAAATTTCCGTCGTCTTATCATTCATTGGTTCGCTCCAGTCCTTCGATCTGATCATGGTCATGACGGGCGGCGGACCAGCGCATGCAACTGATGTGATCTCCAGCCATATGTACAATATGTCCTTCTTATCCATGAAATATGGGTACGGTAGTGCTATCGCCACATTCTTGGTGTTCGTCTGCCTGCTCGCAACCGTCATCATCAACTTCTTGTTCAATCGCTTAGACAAACGATACTCGTAA
- a CDS encoding extracellular solute-binding protein — protein sequence MTKRSRMLGAVMAGVLALSLAACGSGSSSTSDTSSTPSDTSTNTTTTTDNNNNTSNEKVTITFQNIYPDTTDPKNKMLHKIVDQYQKDHPNITIELDSLNTDQQKLKLKTQAASKEVPDITIVNPAAQMQPFIDADLFAPLNEMIEQNGLKDTFQKGILDYYTFNDNVYALPDGNNIAVVYYNKSLFEKAGVKVPTTFEEMVDVVKQLKAKGITPMAIGEKDSWTGSFLFMNVLLRTNGGPGFLKDVVDGKKTFEDPAFKEAVDAFESLIQAGAFQDGVTSFDYNAGENLFKTGKAAMYFMGSWATGGIETSEAGKDNNVGVFKFPTVNGKGNPDEFMLAPGSAFAVSKDSKHLKETLDFLNYFMLNYPKETFAAKGAVGIAQTVDGDFKAAGYSDMAMDVLNLFKEVKGGDLAFDNTMNPGTAQAHLSSIQNLFVAKKDAAEVAKEHQTAYEENK from the coding sequence ATGACAAAAAGATCTCGAATGCTCGGAGCGGTTATGGCTGGGGTACTCGCGTTAAGTCTTGCTGCATGTGGTTCCGGCAGTAGCAGTACGAGTGATACATCGTCAACACCATCGGACACTTCAACCAATACGACAACGACAACAGATAACAACAATAACACCAGCAATGAGAAAGTCACGATTACCTTCCAAAATATTTATCCTGATACAACGGATCCGAAAAACAAAATGCTTCATAAAATTGTGGATCAATATCAGAAGGATCACCCGAACATTACGATCGAGCTGGATTCGCTCAATACAGACCAACAGAAGCTGAAGCTCAAAACGCAAGCGGCGTCCAAAGAAGTGCCGGATATTACAATCGTCAACCCTGCAGCGCAAATGCAGCCATTCATTGATGCAGACCTGTTCGCTCCGCTGAATGAGATGATCGAGCAGAACGGACTGAAGGATACGTTCCAGAAAGGCATCTTGGATTACTACACATTCAACGATAATGTTTACGCGTTGCCGGATGGTAATAACATCGCTGTCGTCTACTATAACAAGTCGCTGTTCGAAAAAGCTGGCGTGAAAGTACCGACCACATTCGAGGAAATGGTCGACGTCGTGAAGCAGCTCAAAGCAAAAGGCATCACGCCAATGGCGATCGGTGAGAAAGACTCCTGGACGGGTTCCTTCTTATTCATGAACGTCTTGCTCCGTACGAATGGTGGACCGGGCTTCTTGAAGGACGTGGTAGACGGGAAGAAAACGTTCGAAGATCCTGCCTTCAAGGAAGCTGTAGATGCATTTGAGTCTCTGATTCAAGCAGGCGCCTTCCAAGACGGCGTTACCTCCTTCGATTATAATGCGGGCGAGAACTTGTTCAAGACAGGCAAAGCAGCCATGTACTTCATGGGCAGCTGGGCAACCGGCGGCATTGAGACATCCGAGGCAGGCAAGGACAACAATGTTGGCGTATTCAAATTCCCAACTGTAAACGGCAAAGGTAACCCAGATGAGTTCATGTTAGCTCCGGGCAGCGCATTCGCCGTATCCAAAGACAGCAAGCATTTGAAAGAAACGTTAGATTTCTTGAATTACTTCATGCTCAATTATCCAAAAGAAACCTTCGCAGCGAAAGGCGCGGTGGGCATTGCACAAACTGTGGATGGCGACTTCAAAGCAGCTGGCTACTCCGATATGGCCATGGATGTCTTGAACTTGTTCAAAGAAGTGAAGGGCGGCGACCTGGCATTCGATAACACGATGAACCCAGGGACAGCGCAAGCGCACTTATCCAGTATTCAGAACCTATTCGTAGCGAAGAAGGATGCGGCGGAAGTGGCGAAGGAACATCAGACTGCTTACGAAGAGAATAAATAA
- the nadA gene encoding quinolinate synthase NadA gives MEALALQHKAEQNRELRERLMQLKKERNAIILAHYYQRDEIQEVADFRGDSFLLAQKAAETDAEVIVFCGVHFMGESAKILAPNKTVIIPDERAGCPMADMVNVDGLRKLKAEHPNATVVTYINSSAEIKAETDICCTSANAVKVIQSVDSEEIIWVPDKNLGHYVQQFTDKKMIIWEGYCNTHDMLTLKDVVEMKAKYPNAQFVVHPECRPEVVEMGDFVGSTTAILEYCRKSDCQEFIVGTEDGTGYQLRLDSPNKQFHFASKFLVCPNMKVNNLKKLVKCLETMQPQIYVPPHVADKARLSLERMLEVK, from the coding sequence GTGGAAGCTTTGGCATTGCAGCATAAGGCGGAACAGAATCGCGAGCTGCGGGAACGGCTGATGCAGTTGAAGAAGGAACGTAATGCAATTATTCTTGCGCACTATTATCAACGAGATGAAATTCAAGAGGTTGCGGATTTCCGTGGAGATTCATTCCTGCTCGCGCAGAAAGCGGCAGAGACCGATGCGGAAGTGATCGTGTTCTGTGGGGTTCATTTCATGGGAGAGAGCGCGAAGATTCTAGCACCGAATAAGACAGTCATTATCCCGGATGAGCGTGCAGGCTGCCCGATGGCGGACATGGTCAATGTCGATGGACTTCGCAAGCTCAAAGCAGAGCATCCGAATGCAACCGTGGTCACGTATATCAATTCATCTGCAGAGATCAAAGCAGAGACGGATATTTGTTGTACGTCTGCGAATGCAGTCAAGGTGATTCAATCGGTTGATTCTGAGGAGATTATTTGGGTTCCGGACAAAAACCTGGGCCACTATGTTCAACAATTCACAGACAAGAAGATGATTATCTGGGAAGGCTATTGCAATACGCATGACATGCTTACACTGAAAGATGTCGTTGAGATGAAAGCGAAATATCCGAACGCGCAGTTCGTCGTGCACCCGGAATGCCGTCCAGAAGTGGTGGAGATGGGTGATTTCGTCGGCAGTACGACAGCGATTTTAGAATATTGCCGCAAGTCCGACTGCCAAGAGTTTATCGTGGGTACAGAGGACGGCACCGGATACCAGCTTCGGTTAGATAGCCCGAATAAGCAGTTCCATTTTGCGTCGAAATTCCTTGTATGTCCGAATATGAAAGTGAACAATCTGAAGAAGCTCGTGAAATGCTTGGAGACGATGCAACCGCAAATCTATGTTCCTCCTCATGTAGCAGACAAAGCGCGTTTATCGCTGGAGCGCATGTTAGAAGTGAAGTAG
- the ftsH gene encoding ATP-dependent zinc metalloprotease FtsH yields the protein MNRFIRNSGFYLILFLVVVGLVQFIGNRNESAVEIQYSQLREALEAKNVADISVQYQGRANLVTGKFVKVPEGAKTDSFYSVMPDDPNAYKEVMDASKSNGFSLKVKPMEGESIWLTFLTSIIPFVIMFVLFFFLFNQAQGGGGKVMNFGKSRARLYNEEKKKVTFEDVAGADEEKQELVEVVEFLKDPRKFAAVGARIPKGVLLNGPPGTGKTLLARAVAGEAGVPFFSISGSDFVEMFVGVGASRVRDLFENAKKNAPCIIFIDEIDAVGRQRGAGLGGGHDEREQTLNQLLVEMDGFGANEGIIIVAATNRPDILDPALLRPGRFDRQITVDRPDVKGREAVLKVHAKNKPLAKDVKMDVIAKRTTGFTGADLENLLNEAALLAARKNRKDISMQEVDEAIDRVIVGTEKRSRVISDREKRIVAYHEAGHTIIGYFLEHADTVHKVTIVPRGRAGGYVIMLPKEDRLLVTKQELLDKITGLLGGRVAEEIFIGEIGTGAYSDFKQATGIARSMIMEYGMSDRLGPMQFGNSQGQVFLGRDFGHEQNYSDSIAYEIDQEMQSIIRGCYEKAQNLLKKHSREVHIIAKTLLERETLELEQIKQLIETGSIDGTTIEVDENSSSIETSQTVESTDTANAVKVNIQSQSDADQSNKFGSDKVEDESKENPSTDVRNDNEDTDKKE from the coding sequence ATGAACCGGTTCATCCGTAATTCGGGTTTTTATTTGATTCTATTTTTGGTCGTGGTGGGTCTTGTTCAATTTATAGGCAATCGCAACGAATCCGCTGTAGAAATACAATATAGCCAACTTCGCGAAGCGTTAGAGGCTAAGAACGTAGCGGATATCTCGGTCCAATATCAAGGCAGAGCCAACTTGGTGACAGGTAAGTTTGTTAAAGTGCCTGAGGGTGCCAAGACGGATAGTTTCTACTCTGTCATGCCTGACGACCCCAATGCTTATAAAGAAGTCATGGACGCAAGTAAGTCCAATGGATTCTCACTTAAAGTTAAACCGATGGAAGGCGAGAGCATTTGGCTCACGTTCCTGACATCGATTATTCCTTTCGTTATTATGTTCGTCCTATTCTTCTTCTTGTTCAATCAAGCGCAGGGCGGCGGCGGTAAGGTTATGAACTTCGGCAAAAGCCGTGCTCGCCTATATAATGAAGAGAAGAAGAAAGTTACGTTTGAAGATGTGGCAGGTGCCGATGAGGAGAAGCAAGAGCTTGTTGAGGTTGTTGAGTTCTTGAAAGACCCTCGTAAATTCGCAGCTGTCGGTGCTCGTATCCCGAAAGGGGTCTTGCTGAACGGTCCTCCGGGAACAGGTAAAACATTGCTTGCCCGCGCGGTTGCTGGTGAAGCAGGCGTACCGTTCTTCAGCATCTCCGGTTCGGACTTCGTTGAGATGTTCGTCGGGGTCGGTGCTTCCCGTGTTCGTGACTTGTTCGAGAATGCGAAGAAGAACGCACCATGTATTATCTTCATCGATGAGATTGATGCTGTAGGTCGTCAACGCGGCGCCGGACTCGGCGGCGGACATGACGAGCGCGAACAGACGCTCAACCAATTACTCGTTGAAATGGACGGCTTTGGTGCGAATGAAGGAATTATTATCGTCGCTGCGACGAACCGTCCAGATATTCTTGACCCGGCGCTTCTTCGTCCGGGACGTTTTGACCGTCAGATTACGGTTGACCGTCCAGATGTGAAAGGCCGCGAAGCTGTATTGAAAGTGCATGCAAAGAATAAGCCGCTTGCCAAAGACGTGAAGATGGATGTCATTGCGAAGCGTACAACGGGCTTTACAGGTGCAGATCTGGAGAACTTATTGAATGAAGCGGCGCTGCTCGCAGCCCGTAAGAATCGTAAAGATATCTCGATGCAAGAAGTGGATGAAGCAATTGACCGCGTTATCGTGGGTACCGAGAAGCGCAGCCGCGTGATCAGTGACCGCGAAAAACGTATCGTGGCTTACCACGAAGCAGGTCATACAATCATCGGTTACTTCTTGGAGCATGCTGATACTGTACACAAAGTAACGATTGTTCCTCGTGGACGCGCTGGCGGATACGTCATCATGCTTCCGAAGGAAGACCGCTTGCTTGTAACGAAGCAAGAGCTTCTCGATAAGATTACGGGACTCCTCGGGGGTCGTGTGGCGGAAGAGATCTTCATTGGTGAGATTGGTACCGGCGCATACAGCGACTTCAAACAAGCAACAGGTATTGCTCGCAGCATGATTATGGAGTACGGGATGAGCGATCGTCTCGGGCCAATGCAGTTCGGTAATTCGCAAGGCCAAGTATTCTTAGGTCGTGATTTCGGTCATGAGCAGAATTACAGTGATTCGATCGCTTACGAGATCGATCAAGAGATGCAATCCATTATTCGTGGATGTTATGAGAAAGCACAGAACCTTCTGAAGAAGCATTCTCGTGAAGTGCATATCATTGCGAAGACATTGCTCGAGAGAGAGACGCTTGAGCTTGAACAAATTAAGCAATTGATCGAGACAGGATCCATTGACGGTACGACGATTGAGGTAGATGAGAACTCATCATCGATCGAGACAAGTCAGACGGTTGAGTCCACAGATACTGCTAACGCAGTAAAAGTGAATATCCAATCGCAATCCGATGCCGATCAGTCGAACAAATTTGGTTCAGACAAGGTCGAAGATGAAAGCAAAGAAAACCCAAGCACAGACGTGCGTAACGATAACGAAGACACGGATAAAAAAGAGTAA
- the hpt gene encoding hypoxanthine phosphoribosyltransferase, producing MFNDIQEVLYTEEQIQTRIKELGEALSRDYDGRNPLVICVLKGAFIFMSDLVKSMTIPLELDFMAVSSYGKATKSSGVVKILKDLDVPVEGRDVIIVEDIIDSGLTLSYLIDVLERRNANSTRVVALFDKPVRRTVDLEADYKGFELPDAFVVGYGLDYAEKYRNLPYIGILKPEVYSN from the coding sequence TTGTTTAACGACATTCAAGAAGTACTGTACACCGAAGAGCAAATTCAGACGAGAATTAAGGAATTAGGGGAAGCACTAAGCCGCGATTACGATGGGAGAAATCCACTCGTGATTTGTGTGTTGAAGGGTGCATTTATTTTTATGTCTGATCTTGTGAAGAGCATGACTATTCCGCTTGAGCTTGATTTCATGGCTGTATCCAGTTATGGCAAAGCGACGAAATCATCCGGCGTTGTTAAAATTTTGAAAGATTTAGATGTGCCTGTAGAAGGTCGCGACGTCATCATTGTCGAAGATATTATTGACAGTGGCTTGACGCTTAGCTATTTGATTGATGTTCTGGAGCGACGCAATGCGAACTCGACACGTGTCGTTGCGCTCTTTGATAAACCGGTTCGTCGGACAGTCGACCTCGAAGCGGATTATAAAGGATTTGAACTACCCGACGCGTTTGTTGTCGGATATGGTCTCGATTATGCTGAGAAATACCGTAACCTCCCCTACATTGGGATCTTGAAACCAGAGGTCTACTCGAACTAA